A single window of Nitrospirota bacterium DNA harbors:
- a CDS encoding N-6 DNA methylase, translating into MKEEKKYWQINTEKLVKDIREIAHKSRTEEDLKMGVEPLLQHVFRKMGVDIDVVRYEKTATSFRGKADAVYGYLIIEYKLPGKLSEKTSVKKVTEQIKRYLSEQATQFGQQKEDFLEKAVGVAMDGEHILFVRFTKVPTILQAPIPIEKIQVDLFYEIEANRGFQVMGPYPITTSSISNLLIFVRASARRPLTAKDLAQVFAPNCQITRQAVAELYSEIMRTQRRQAPSRVKTFFQEWDRIFGVVYGQELEKAEKSAEETAKLYQLPGGIRLKQLLFAIHTFYAFLMKIIAIELVSLQRGSSIESFVRGLGAMGDNELFKKLSYLESGGDFVDRGIVNFLEADFFSWYLDGWSSQIANAFRNIVRTLSDFEPATPILEPEWTRDLLQKLYEVIVPRKLRHDLGEYYTPDWLAGYVVEKSGYKGEIGCRFLDPACGSGTFLVQAINRVIKYAEGHKKIQINNIARHILDNIVGFDLNPIAVLAARTNYLIAFSKFIPYIRPISIPVYLCDSILAPTRYVEEGKLPFEDTIVFTTTKGDYIFPVSMQEKSHIDKFTSMMDVALRGKIEPEKFEKQIKVEFMLSEEETFLLAQVYRRIKELDDKGENGIWARYIKNAFAPVYLGKFDFVIGNPPWIMWVYLSDEYREKTLKLWHRYGLFSLKGHETRLGAGEKDFSMLFTYACADNYLKDSGILGFVITMEVFKSKGKGEGFRRFELKDKKIPLKVLGMEDMFDLKPFTASNKTSVFFLKKGEETTYPVSSVEWKRKKGIGRILPDWQIDKVLAYSKIKQTKAIPVNPNKITSPWQTAPTAELKVYFYLKGENPYRAYCGVYGTPYGVFRLQLKEVRPDGILVIQNMHERGHLEIKPVTTSIEPDLVFPSICGGDIKKFGIKSYFYLLISQDPKKRRGYNEDYLSSKLPLTYAYLVQFKDILAKRAIYRKHFFREIKERGKIIQRVPFAAFYSQYNISEETFSKYRVTWNRATSKISAVVLSSIKTDFGTKLIIPTDPTAFFPTNDKNEAHYLCAILNSEIINGFIRSFSSAGRGFGAPSVMNNLAIPKFNSDNKIHKRLAELSEEAHSLVQRGKSIEDIQKDINLLVRKLWNIE; encoded by the coding sequence ATGAAAGAAGAAAAGAAATACTGGCAGATAAATACGGAGAAGTTAGTAAAAGATATTAGGGAAATTGCTCATAAATCCAGAACAGAAGAAGACCTCAAGATGGGTGTGGAACCTCTGCTTCAGCATGTATTTAGAAAGATGGGAGTTGATATAGATGTTGTGCGATATGAAAAAACTGCCACAAGCTTTAGAGGAAAAGCCGATGCAGTTTATGGTTATTTAATAATAGAATATAAACTTCCTGGAAAATTGTCTGAGAAAACAAGTGTCAAAAAGGTTACAGAACAGATTAAGCGTTATCTGAGCGAACAGGCAACACAGTTTGGACAACAGAAAGAAGATTTTTTAGAGAAAGCAGTCGGTGTTGCAATGGATGGCGAACATATACTTTTCGTAAGATTTACAAAAGTCCCTACAATCTTACAGGCACCGATACCTATTGAAAAAATACAGGTTGATTTGTTTTATGAGATTGAAGCCAATCGTGGATTTCAAGTTATGGGTCCATATCCAATAACTACCTCAAGTATTAGTAACCTGTTAATATTCGTCAGAGCTTCTGCAAGACGTCCTCTTACCGCAAAAGACCTTGCACAAGTATTTGCCCCTAATTGTCAAATTACAAGACAAGCAGTTGCTGAATTATATTCTGAAATAATGCGGACACAAAGGAGACAAGCCCCCTCGAGGGTAAAAACCTTCTTTCAAGAATGGGATAGGATTTTTGGTGTGGTCTATGGTCAGGAACTCGAAAAAGCAGAGAAGTCAGCAGAAGAAACAGCAAAATTATATCAGTTGCCTGGTGGTATCAGACTAAAACAGTTACTCTTTGCAATACATACCTTTTATGCCTTTCTTATGAAGATCATCGCTATTGAACTTGTTTCACTTCAACGTGGAAGTTCAATAGAATCGTTCGTTAGAGGATTAGGAGCGATGGGCGACAATGAGTTATTTAAAAAGCTATCTTATTTAGAGAGTGGGGGAGATTTTGTTGACCGGGGTATTGTCAATTTTTTAGAGGCTGATTTCTTTTCATGGTATCTTGATGGATGGAGTTCTCAAATTGCGAATGCCTTTCGTAATATTGTGCGGACACTCTCTGATTTCGAACCTGCAACACCAATCCTTGAACCGGAATGGACAAGAGACTTACTGCAGAAACTGTATGAGGTGATTGTTCCCAGAAAATTGAGGCACGATTTAGGCGAATATTATACCCCGGATTGGCTTGCAGGCTATGTGGTAGAAAAGAGTGGATATAAAGGAGAGATTGGATGTCGTTTTCTCGACCCTGCTTGTGGTTCAGGCACATTTCTTGTTCAAGCAATTAATCGTGTGATAAAATATGCAGAGGGTCATAAGAAGATTCAAATCAATAATATTGCGCGTCATATACTCGACAATATTGTTGGCTTTGATTTGAACCCGATTGCTGTTTTAGCAGCGCGGACTAACTACTTGATTGCATTCTCTAAATTTATTCCCTACATACGACCAATCTCCATCCCTGTCTATCTCTGTGATTCCATACTTGCTCCAACCCGCTATGTTGAAGAGGGGAAGTTACCATTTGAGGACACCATAGTCTTTACTACAACAAAAGGGGACTATATCTTTCCTGTCTCGATGCAGGAGAAAAGTCATATAGATAAGTTTACCTCAATGATGGATGTTGCCTTAAGAGGTAAGATTGAACCTGAAAAGTTTGAAAAACAAATAAAAGTAGAATTTATGCTCTCCGAAGAAGAGACATTCCTTCTTGCTCAGGTTTATCGGCGTATAAAGGAATTAGACGATAAGGGTGAAAATGGTATCTGGGCACGATATATAAAGAATGCCTTTGCACCTGTGTATCTTGGTAAATTTGATTTTGTAATCGGCAATCCGCCATGGATAATGTGGGTGTATCTTTCCGATGAATATAGGGAAAAAACACTTAAATTATGGCACAGATATGGTCTATTTTCTTTGAAGGGACACGAAACAAGGCTTGGGGCAGGTGAAAAGGATTTCTCCATGCTATTTACCTATGCCTGTGCAGACAATTATCTTAAAGATAGTGGGATTTTGGGTTTTGTAATCACAATGGAGGTCTTTAAATCAAAAGGTAAAGGAGAAGGCTTCAGACGGTTCGAGCTTAAAGATAAAAAGATACCGCTTAAAGTCCTCGGCATGGAAGATATGTTTGACTTAAAACCATTTACTGCGTCGAATAAAACATCTGTGTTCTTTTTGAAAAAAGGAGAAGAAACAACCTATCCTGTTTCATCTGTAGAATGGAAACGAAAAAAAGGAATTGGTAGAATTCTACCTGATTGGCAAATAGATAAGGTTTTGGCATATTCTAAAATAAAACAGACAAAAGCAATTCCTGTAAATCCTAACAAAATTACTTCTCCTTGGCAAACTGCACCAACGGCAGAGCTGAAAGTTTATTTTTATTTAAAAGGGGAAAATCCGTATAGAGCATATTGTGGTGTGTATGGTACACCTTACGGTGTTTTTAGATTACAGTTAAAAGAAGTACGGCCCGATGGAATACTTGTTATTCAAAATATGCACGAAAGAGGACACCTTGAAATAAAACCTGTTACTACATCCATAGAGCCGGATTTAGTATTCCCTTCCATTTGTGGTGGGGATATTAAAAAATTTGGCATAAAGTCATATTTTTATCTGTTAATATCCCAGGATCCTAAAAAAAGGCGAGGTTACAATGAGGATTATTTAAGTTCAAAACTTCCGCTCACTTATGCTTATCTTGTCCAGTTTAAAGACATACTTGCAAAAAGAGCTATTTATCGAAAACATTTCTTTAGAGAAATAAAAGAAAGGGGGAAAATTATCCAACGTGTTCCCTTTGCAGCGTTTTATTCACAGTATAATATTAGCGAAGAAACTTTTTCTAAATATAGAGTAACGTGGAACCGTGCAACTTCGAAAATATCAGCAGTCGTTTTATCCAGCATCAAAACTGATTTTGGAACCAAACTAATAATCCCAACTGATCCCACTGCTTTTTTCCCGACAAATGACAAGAATGAAGCGCATTACTTATGTGCCATATTAAATTCTGAGATTATTAACGGTTTTATAAGGAGTTTCTCATCCGCAGGAAGGGGATTCGGCGCGCCTTCTGTAATGAATAATCTTGCGATTCCAAAATTTAATTCAGATAATAAAATACACAAAAGACTTGCTGAATTATCAGAGGAAGCGCATAGTCTGGTGCAAAGAGGTAAATCCATAGAAGATATTCAAAAAGACATAAATCTATTGGTGAGGAAATTATGGAATATAGAGTGA
- a CDS encoding phosphatase PAP2 family protein, which translates to MDYLIELDKTFFFFINIQIQNTLFDIIMPYITEKKNMLPYLIAIAALLVLRGGKRGREAVVLLLLAVIISDQLSNLLKGIFQRVRPCSALDGVRLLAGCGSSFSLPSNHATNAFSMAIVGSLIYNRFTPLLMFFAFAVAFSRIYVGVHYPFDVALGALVGIFVGYVITTAYDILKKSREKTDIQNQTETKEQ; encoded by the coding sequence ATGGATTATCTAATCGAACTCGATAAGACGTTCTTTTTTTTTATAAATATCCAGATTCAGAATACCCTCTTTGATATTATCATGCCTTATATCACCGAAAAGAAAAACATGCTGCCCTACCTGATAGCAATAGCAGCGTTACTCGTTTTAAGGGGTGGTAAAAGAGGAAGAGAGGCGGTGGTATTGCTGTTACTTGCTGTTATAATAAGTGATCAGCTCTCAAATCTACTTAAAGGCATCTTCCAGCGTGTAAGACCATGTAGTGCACTTGATGGTGTAAGACTGCTTGCCGGGTGTGGTAGTTCCTTTTCGCTACCTTCAAATCATGCCACAAATGCCTTCTCAATGGCAATAGTAGGTTCACTTATCTATAATAGGTTTACACCATTGTTGATGTTTTTTGCCTTTGCAGTGGCTTTCTCGAGGATATATGTTGGAGTACACTATCCATTCGATGTAGCACTTGGAGCCCTTGTAGGTATATTTGTAGGTTATGTTATAACAACTGCTTACGATATATTGAAGAAAAGCAGAGAAAAGACAGATATTCAAAACCAAACAGAAACCAAAGAACAGG
- a CDS encoding DNA-processing protein DprA, with the protein MEYRVITPSDPNYPRKVKERFGNKTPERIYYNGPLEFLDRFTMAVISADSITGLAMMETNQILFTIREYDMNYIGGWHSVMETEIFRLGLFRKNTTVTLFSCKGLDIESYDSFLLDRFYPPLHEFPERDEYFRRAKDGELLMLSVSNPVETRQLRKNIMERNWIACVLSDVVFIPYGPKGSKTYTMAKKILETNIPAFTIDSEECKDLHEIGVSKFNRRTVRAFLEGKGAAVAIQENAVQRYGITSYNAPIAKEPTQTKISFEVSDIRKLKLKERGK; encoded by the coding sequence ATGGAATATAGAGTGATAACACCATCAGACCCCAATTATCCTCGAAAAGTTAAGGAACGCTTTGGCAATAAAACCCCTGAAAGGATCTATTATAATGGCCCATTAGAATTTCTTGACCGGTTTACTATGGCTGTGATCTCTGCTGATTCTATCACAGGGCTTGCAATGATGGAGACAAATCAGATTCTCTTTACTATAAGGGAATACGATATGAATTATATCGGTGGATGGCATTCAGTGATGGAGACTGAAATATTTAGATTGGGGTTATTTAGAAAAAATACTACGGTAACACTCTTTTCATGCAAAGGGTTGGATATTGAGAGTTATGATTCCTTTTTATTAGACAGGTTTTATCCGCCACTACACGAATTCCCTGAAAGGGATGAATATTTCAGGCGTGCTAAAGATGGTGAGCTATTAATGCTTTCCGTGAGCAACCCAGTGGAGACGAGACAGTTGCGTAAAAATATAATGGAAAGAAACTGGATAGCCTGTGTGCTTTCAGATGTTGTTTTCATTCCTTACGGACCAAAGGGGTCAAAAACCTATACAATGGCGAAAAAAATTCTTGAGACAAACATTCCTGCGTTTACAATTGACAGTGAAGAGTGTAAAGATCTCCATGAGATTGGTGTCTCTAAATTCAATCGCAGGACTGTCAGAGCATTTCTTGAAGGAAAAGGAGCAGCAGTAGCAATTCAAGAAAATGCAGTACAGAGATATGGAATTACGTCATATAATGCACCTATTGCAAAAGAACCTACACAAACAAAAATAAGTTTTGAGGTGAGTGATATTAGGAAGTTAAAACTAAAAGAAAGAGGTAAATAG
- a CDS encoding acylphosphatase, producing MEKARAHIRIKGIVQGVFFRAYTRDKANALGLTGWVRNRPDGSVEMAVEGEKGDIDELIKWCHKGPPGAMVKDVTVEWEPPGNEFDTFKIIYY from the coding sequence ATGGAAAAAGCAAGGGCGCACATAAGGATTAAGGGGATAGTTCAGGGGGTATTCTTCAGGGCTTACACGAGGGATAAGGCTAATGCACTCGGTTTAACCGGATGGGTAAGAAACAGGCCTGATGGTTCTGTTGAAATGGCTGTAGAAGGTGAAAAGGGTGACATAGATGAATTGATAAAGTGGTGCCATAAGGGCCCTCCAGGGGCAATGGTAAAAGATGTGACTGTAGAATGGGAACCCCCAGGTAATGAATTTGATACATTCAAAATCATTTACTATTAA
- a CDS encoding pyridoxal phosphate-dependent aminotransferase, whose protein sequence is MRLSKRATAIKPSPTLSVDAKAKAMKAAGIDVIGFGAGEPDFDTPVNIKEAAIKAINEGFTKYTPVGGIDELKDAIIEKFRVDNNLHYKRTEIIVSCGAKHSLYNIAEALFEEGDEVIIPSPYWVSYPDQVLLNDATPVIVRTNEKDNFMITGEFMLENITPRTKAIILNSPSNPTGLAYDKKTLKKIAEIAVKNNIYVISDEIYEKLIYDGFEHISIASLSEEIRELTLVVNGFSKTYAMTGWRIGYAAGPEEIISAMTKIQSQSTSNPTSIAQKAAVEALRGPQDSVERMVSEFDKRRRYMVERLNNIKGISCLMPVGAFYTFPNVSSYHGKGFNGKKITSSSGLATYLLEEARIAVVSGDAFGADEYIRLSYATSMDNIKKGLDRIEEALEKLG, encoded by the coding sequence ATGAGACTTTCCAAAAGGGCAACTGCAATTAAACCATCACCAACTCTGTCAGTTGATGCAAAGGCAAAGGCGATGAAGGCTGCAGGGATTGATGTCATAGGGTTTGGTGCAGGAGAACCTGACTTTGATACACCTGTAAACATCAAAGAGGCAGCCATAAAGGCTATAAACGAAGGTTTTACAAAATATACCCCAGTAGGTGGCATAGATGAATTAAAAGATGCAATCATAGAAAAATTCAGGGTGGATAACAATCTTCACTACAAAAGAACAGAGATAATCGTCTCCTGTGGTGCAAAACATTCCCTTTATAACATTGCAGAGGCACTCTTTGAAGAAGGAGACGAGGTAATAATCCCCTCTCCTTACTGGGTTTCATACCCTGATCAGGTATTACTAAACGATGCAACGCCTGTGATTGTCAGGACCAATGAAAAGGATAACTTTATGATTACTGGTGAATTCATGTTAGAGAATATAACCCCACGGACAAAAGCCATTATACTGAATAGTCCATCAAATCCAACTGGGCTTGCTTATGACAAAAAGACACTTAAGAAAATAGCAGAGATTGCTGTAAAAAACAACATCTATGTTATCTCTGATGAGATATACGAAAAACTCATCTATGACGGTTTTGAACATATTAGTATCGCCTCTCTCAGTGAAGAGATAAGAGAATTAACCTTAGTGGTTAACGGATTTTCAAAAACCTATGCAATGACTGGCTGGAGGATAGGTTATGCTGCAGGACCAGAAGAAATAATATCTGCAATGACAAAGATCCAGAGTCAGTCAACATCAAATCCGACATCAATTGCACAGAAGGCTGCGGTAGAAGCGCTGAGAGGTCCTCAAGATTCAGTGGAGAGGATGGTGAGTGAGTTTGACAAGAGAAGGAGATACATGGTTGAGCGATTAAATAACATTAAGGGGATTTCATGTCTGATGCCTGTAGGGGCATTTTATACATTCCCGAATGTATCTTCTTATCATGGTAAAGGATTTAATGGTAAGAAGATAACCAGTTCTTCAGGACTTGCCACTTACCTGCTTGAAGAGGCGAGGATTGCGGTTGTCTCAGGCGATGCCTTTGGTGCAGATGAATATATAAGATTATCGTATGCTACATCTATGGATAATATAAAGAAGGGACTCGACAGGATAGAAGAGGCATTAGAAAAGTTGGGGTAG